The Chrysemys picta bellii isolate R12L10 chromosome 3, ASM1138683v2, whole genome shotgun sequence DNA window ggtgacattgtaaataagaagagggcagcattatctcctgtaagtgtaaacaaacttgtttgtctttgtgattggctgaacaagaagtaggactgagtggacttgcaggctctaaaattttagatcgttttgtttttgagtgcagtaatgtaacaaaaaaaatctacatttttaagttgcactttcacgataaagagatcgcactacaatacatgtatgaggtgaattgaaaagtactatttcttttgtttatcatttttacagtgcaaatatttgtaataaaaaataatatacactttgatttcaattacaacacagaatagaatatatgaaaatgtagaaaaaatccaaaatatgtaataaatttcaaacggaattctattgtttaacagtgcaattaaaactgtgattaattttttttttgagtgaatcacgtgagttaactgtgattaatcgacagccctaataatagATGCTTATGTACATCTCCTAGGTTGTGTTTTTGGAGATAAGTTAAGAATGAGGTAGTCTGTGCTTGGAGACTAATGAGAGCAGACTCTTCATTTAGTCCCATTATGATCTTCTTTGGTACCTTAGTATTCAGAAGTTTTAAGAGCTTGTTCCATCATATCTAAAGCAGCCACCGCAGTGTGCCTGAGAACTGTCCCTTATAGAGATTTGTAAGGCTGCTAAATCGAGTTCTGGTCCTCTGAAAATATAAAGTACTACAAGTGATTAGGATCTTTGCATCTTGGTGCAGCTTTGCACATGAGAACAAACATTCTTCCCCATATCTTAGCTCTGCTTTATGCTGAACTAGAGCATGGGGTGCAAGGCTCTGAGTATGCATTGAGAAGGAatcggggctgtgtgtgggggggggatatCTGGCAGGAACATTTTGGGAAAGTACAGTGAGTAGCGCTTTAGCTCTTGCAGACTTGTAAGATTGGGTCTGAACGTCCAGTTTCAAACACTGGTGCTACAGGCTGAACTCGAGGCTGGGCTGGCATAGCCCTTGCTTCTCAGGATAGATAAGTAGAGTTCCGTGCATTTAGCTTTGAATTTGTTCAGACAATGAATGATGGAGGCTGTCTACTCTGTATGAGACATTGGAACCCACAATGCGTTGAGAGTAGAGAGCTGCTGCTTCACGGCTGTTGCTTAGCCCTGCCCTCCACTCACCAATGCTGTGTTTCCTGTGTCCACTGGTGACTGTCCTCCCCCTCAAGGTGGCTGCAATGCTGTGGTCTTACATCTGTatcatttgtaaagcagtttgGTATGAAAGGGGCTGTGGAAATTTAGGCTAGTTGGTTAATTGGGCCAGGCTAAATTGGGCATCTTCTAGGAAACTCACATAGTCAAATAATAGTGAATGGTGTGACAGTGCTAGCACAGAGTTCTCCTGACAGGTGGCTGGCAAAGAGGAAAAATAGCTTCTGCCCTTTTCCCCTGAGGTAGGAAAAAACTCCATTATTGTCTCCCTTCTCCACATAAACTTACTTGATATTTCTAAGACTAAATATTTTCTTCACTGCATTTGTTGTGGGACTCTTTAGAACAGGGGTCCCCAATgcgctgcctgcaggtgccgcggTGCCTGCGGGCACCATGACATCTAAGTGGTCCCGCGTACTGgctggcggacgagcatccgccaaaatgccgccgagaagcagcgttggcggcatttcggcggcgacacctctggatgacgctgcttctcagcagcattttggcggcgacgcctattgacgttgccgcttgttggcggcatttcggcgcatgctcgtccgccgccacggtcctccgtggctcgtcatcTGGCGCCCACCAGataaaaaaggttggggaccactgctttagaagATCAGAGCTGGAAAGGCAGCACTCGGAGCCACTAACCAACTGGCCCGGGGCCTGAGTCAGTTACAAAGATTTCCCCCCCAGCTGTTGGCCAGATTTGAGTTGAATAGATGTTTAAAACTTGTTTTTTAACAAGCAAGACCTAGATGCACAAAGGTACTTAAGTGCCTGCatctggggtttaggtgcctatgtctggggtttaggtgcctaaatcccagttttggctccaatGCATTTCTCAAAACTCCCACCAAACCccataggcacctaaactcagtGCCTACGTTTTCAGGGTAGAAGTTGGCTAGGCATCTATGTTTCTGCCGCTGGGAATGTGCACAGTTGCCTCCCTCTAGGTGCCCAGATGCCTAGTGCCTCTGACCTAAAACCCAGAGCTATTCACAAACTGGGAAAAGTTAAGCAGAAAAACACTTACAGGGGCCactctggtaggtgtgctcagggCCTGCCTACCAGGTCAGGTCTAACTCTCAATCTGGCTGGAGGAGGATATGGTGGTAGTGCCCCACCTgtaacttttagtccagtggttagaacactcacctgggatgtgggagacccaggttcaattcccctcaCTACCAGAGGGGGAGAAAGGTAGAAATCCTTTGAGTGCTCCCCACTGAACTACAGGATAGTCTGATGGGGTCCCCTCAGTTTCTCCCATTGAAGCTCCACTCTGGGTAAATaatggagcagggggactggatccaGGACTCCCACCTCTCAGCTGAGTACCCTAAGCACTGAACTATAGACTCTCACTCAGTGACTATTTATGTATATCTCCACCGTGGAAAGttgctgggccagagagagaaaatgattcTGTAGTCCAGTGCGTAGGGCACCcacttgggaggtgggagatGCAGGATCCAACCcacctgctccaatcactctgtCATTAGTTATCCAGAGTGGAcctgcttcaacaggagagacatgGGTCTAGTCTACACTGCAGACTGATAGTAGTATAATTGTTGCTCAGCGGTGTgaaaaaagtgaggtttttacccacaaaagcttatgcccaaataaatctgttagtctttaaggtgccaccagactccttgttgtcaccATAGCATAGATGCTTCTCACATCCACAGGGTTtttttatgtcagtgtagttaatccccctctccaagaggcagtagctagctcGACAAGTGTAGAACAAGCCTTAGGCACCTCTTCTTGAGAGAGGaacagggcttagcacacacctctctggtcagcatctcccattggctagcttaggtggggAGCtgtctagcatgctggcttttgtggctcCCATTCTGAGTCGTCTCTGTCTCCCCATTGATTGTATAGGGACCCTACGTGTctgactcaggctttgtggattgcagcattgtttccatgattttttttttctaggtgcctaaaagatATATCTgtaatgctcagcattgcaatgcctcaggctacatctacactacatcTTATGTCAGCATAACGTATGTTGCTCAAGGGAGTGAATAAATCacctcctgagtgacataagttaccgCGCCAGAAGAGCCAGTGTGGACTGCGCTATGTCAgtgagagagcttctcctgccgacacagcTACTGCCACTTGCGGGGGCTGTAGTagttaagccaatgggagagctctgtcCCGTCGGCTTAGAACAGCTACATTAGAGAGTTTACAGCGGTGCGTCTGCATCTGTgccgctgtaaactctctagtatAGCTGTGCCCTCAATCACTTTGTGGTCCCCACCCTAAATTCCTTCCCAATGCAAtcactcaggccatgtctacactgcactttgtcattaaaacttttgttgctcaggggtgtaaaaaaaaaaacattccccctggacgacaaaagttttaacgacGAAATGTGCCTGTATGGACAGCGTTTTCTTGGCGGGAGCTGCTCTCCTATCGACGAAGCTACCGCCTCTCGTTTgggatggttttattttgtcaccaggagagctctctcctggtgaCAAAGAGTAGCTACACTGCACTCCTTACAACAGCATGCCATTGTAAAGTGTGCAGCGTAGACATAGCTTCAGGCTTTTATTTCTGCTGTCCACAGTGATGTCCTCTCCTTGCACTGCCAGTCACCAAGGGAGACTTCCAGAGGAAATGAAACCTGATTTTCCAATGTACAAACAAACAGCCCTCCTCtcccattctttttttttccccaccaaaaagCATTCTGGCACTGTTATATAATAAACAAGCAAAAAAGGCAGAATCTCTCCTCTGCAAGCACCTTAATGGTGATGAATTTATCTCATGTATTTACATGGTAATTTAAAGTGTGGAATTCTATGTTCTGGCCTTCAACGTGCAAGATGTTAAATAGACTAGGGTATAATATTCCTGGGCACTCAGGAACCCTGTGTCAAGTTTGCacttccagtgtgtgtgtgcgatTTTCCAAAACAGGTGTCTGAAATTTGCCTGATTATGTGGCATGATTTTTAAAGTAACTTCTAATGAGAACTCCTGAGCTCTCAAATTTTGGAAATCTGGCTATGTATTTACTAATGTAATTCTAAGCACCCATTTTTGAGCAACACAGCCTAGATTTCTCACTGTTTTTTTCTAGTTAATGATTTATCATTCAATATACGTCCTCTTTCCCGGCAGTGTTGTCCTAGTGAAGCTCATGGAGGATGGAAAAGTATGTGTCTCAGTCATCCTGGGTCACGCTGTACAGAAAGTTGAAATAGTGAATGAAGGAGATGATGAAATGAAGGAGCAGCTTGCTCACTTATTCATGCCAGAAGAGAGCAAAGCTTATTGCCACGAAGAACTGGAGAAGAGGAAGAGCAGCCTGAAGACTTGGCTGGAGACCAATCACATCCCTGTAACAGAACAAGGCGAGTCACAAAGAACACTGTGTGTGGCAGGTGTATTAACTATCGACCCACCATATGGGCCAGAAGACTGCAGCAGCTCCAATGAAATTATTCTATCTCGAGTCCAGAGCTTAATACAAGGCCATCTTGCAACGCAGTTGTAATGGACAAGTTGACAAACGCTTCTCATCTAAAACGCTTCTATTTCAAACAGGGGAGGTGTTCTTTTTCCCTTAAATTAAGAATTGTTCTATACTATTGGTTGACTTGATTTTCCACTCACATGTGTGAGGGTGAGCGGTACTGTTGTGCGTTAGCCACTCTGGCTGATTCTGTGTGTGAGGGAACAGATGGTGTATCAGTCGTACAGCTGAAAGCAGGAAGCATTTGTACTACCTaatattttgtataaaaaaaagttatttggtATGAATGACATTTTAGTCTATGGAATCCTAATTCTTTATCTAACACTGTCTCATATGAAAGATTGAGTTGATGAATCTTGTC harbors:
- the GEMIN6 gene encoding gem-associated protein 6, translating into MSEWQRKSPLEWQTYVNKEVKVTAAEKHEYKGWVLTIDPVSANVVLVKLMEDGKVCVSVILGHAVQKVEIVNEGDDEMKEQLAHLFMPEESKAYCHEELEKRKSSLKTWLETNHIPVTEQGESQRTLCVAGVLTIDPPYGPEDCSSSNEIILSRVQSLIQGHLATQL